The following are encoded together in the Daucus carota subsp. sativus chromosome 5, DH1 v3.0, whole genome shotgun sequence genome:
- the LOC108222124 gene encoding uncharacterized exonuclease domain-containing protein At3g15140: MAHRGAMVSIASAAGEFSLPTPTGESDSLSTELSSLKLDFFNVFKGATPRKPTCLYFTQGCCTMMDQSDHLDTHTHGFLELNTKSFDLSKVQPQDFDYFLVLDLEGNIEILEFPVLLIDAKTLELVDFFHRFVRPRKLRKERLDQNVEQHFGKFGINSIWHETAILFKDVIPQFEDWLAKHNVLTKELGGHLNKAAFVTCGNWDIKTKIPDQCRVSRMELPPYFMEWINLKDIYLNFYGWRGRSMLAMMGQLQMPLVGNHHLGIDDATNITRILQRLIVDGSVLRITARRNSDKKVEFLFENRIW; encoded by the coding sequence CCATGGTTTCAATTGCCTCTGCTGCAGGAGAATTCTCCTTACCAACACCTACGGGCGAATCTGATTCTCTCTCTACTGAATTATCGAGTCTTAAGCTGGACTTTTTTAATGTTTTCAAGGGAGCTACACCTAGGAAGCCTACGTGTTTGTATTTTACTCAGGGTTGCTGTACTATGATGGATCAAAGCGATCACCTGGATACGCACACACATGGTTTCCTGGAGCTCAATACAAAGTCTTTTGATCTCAGCAAGGTACAGCCTCAAGATTTCGACTATTTCCTTGTGCTTGATTTGGAGGGAAACATTGAGATTCTTGAATTTCCTGTTCTGTTGATTGATGCTAAAACCTTGGAGCTTGTTGATTTCTTCCATCGATTCGTAAGGCCCCGAAAATTGAGGAAAGAGCGACTTGACCAGAATGTCGAACAGCACTTTGGGAAATTTGGTATTAACAGTATCTGGCACGAGACAGCAATTCTGTTTAAGGATGTTATACCACAGTTTGAAGATTGGCTGGCCAAACATAATGTGTTGACAAAGGAGCTTGGTGGGCATTTGAATAAAGCTGCATTCGTAACCTGCGGCAATTGGGATATAAAGACTAAAATCCCTGACCAATGCAGAGTATCACGGATGGAGCTTCCACCATACTTCATGGAATGGATCAATCTCAAGGACATCTACTTGAACTTTTACGGGTGGAGGGGTAGATCTATGCTCGCAATGATGGGGCAGCTTCAGATGCCATTAGTAGGAAACCACCATCTTGGGATCGATGACGCAACTAATATCACAAGGATTCTTCAACGTCTGATTGTTGATGGTTCAGTTTTACGGATCACTGCCCGGAGAAACAGTGATAAAAAGGTGGAATTCCTCTTTGAAAATCGTATTTGGTAG